Part of the Gemmatimonadota bacterium genome is shown below.
ACGCATCCGGCATCGCTGGCCAGGTGGACGCGCTGCTGCGATCGGTGCCGGTGAATGACCCCTCCGCCCTGCAGGAGCTGTCGACGCGGCTTCGAGGCCTCGTGCTCCGAGCAGCAATTCCTGACGACCTGGCCGACTCGATCCACGACGCATATGAGCGACTGAGCGCTGCCGCACAATCGAATGCAACCGGAACACCCGATGTCATGGTTGCGGTGCGCTCCTCGGCGACTGCAGAGGATACCACCGCCTTCTCGTTCGCTGGAATGTTCGAGAGCGTGCTCGGCGTGCAGGGCTTCACGGCACTGGCTGATGCGATCCGCGTCTGCTGGGCCTCGACATTCGGGGCACGAGTGCTGTATTACCGCCTGACACGCGGTATGCCTTCAGAAATGCCTGTTGCGGTGATCGTGCAGCAGATGATTGCGTCCGAAAAGTCCGGTGTGATCTTCACAGTCGACCCGGCAACCAGAGACGCCACGCACGTGGTGATCGAGGCCGCGTGGGGAGTTGGCGAGGTTGTGGTGGGCGGCCAGGTTACGCCGGACCATTACGTGGTCGACAAGGCGACGGGCCGAGTAATCGAACGGACCACGCCGCGAAAGGATTTTCTGATCGAGCCGCTGCCGACAGGCGGCATGCACCAGGTCGATCTCTCCACCGACCCTCGAATGAACGCGCCGGTTCTCGGTGACGCCGAGATCGCCGAGCTGGTGTCGCTGGCACGCAAGAGTGAAACGCACTACGGAGCACCGCAGGACATGGAGTTCGCAATCGCCAACTCGCGAATCTATCTCACTCAAACGCGGCCGATCACCACGCTGACACCGGCTGCAACGCCATCTGTCGCGGCCACCTCGGCCGCGCCAGCATCCGGTCCAGCGCCCGTGCTGCATGGAATGGGCGCAAGCCCCGGAATGGGAACCGGACCTGTCAGAATCCTGCAGGCAGTGAGCGAGTCCGCCGCACTTCGTCCAGGCGAGATCCTGGTAACCCGGATGACGTCTCCCGATTGGGTCCCGCTCATGCGTCGCGCAGCGGGAATCGTTACTGATGAGGGCGGCATGACATCGCACGCCGCAATCGTGTCGCGCGAGCTCGGTATTCCATGCGTCGTGGGCACCCGCGACGCTACACGAATACTGCATGACGGGATGGTCGTTACCGTCAATGGCCGCGAAGGAACAGTGACGGAGGGAGCCTCACCCCCGGCAGCCAGTGCACCGCATCCCACGCCGCGCGAGGGAGCGATCTCCACCGGGGCGAGCGCGCCAATCGTTACGGCGACGCGCCTGTACGTGAATCTCGCGGAGCCCGAGCGTGCGGCCGACATCGCGCAACGCGACGTCGATGGTGTTGGATTGCTGAGAGCCGAGTTCATGATGCTGTCCGCGCTCGACGGGATGCACCCCCGCGAGATGCTCGCGCGTGGCGGCGGTGACGACTTCGTTCGACGGATGGCGGAGAAGCTGCATCTCTTCGCATCTGCGTTCGACCCGCGACCGGTGATCTACCGTGCGATGGACTTTCGGTCCAACGAGTTTCGCAAACTGACCGGCGGAGCGGCGCACGAGCCCGAGGAGGAGAATCCGATGATCGGTTATCGCGGGTGCTTTCGCTACACCCGTGAGCCCGACCTCTTCGCACTGGAGCTGCGCGCGCTGTCTGAAGTGCGCAAGGATTTCTCGAATCTGCATCTCATGCTCCCCTTTGTCCGCACCGGCTGGGAGATGACTGCGTGCCGCGCTCTGATCGATGCAAGTCCGCTTGGAAAGGACCGCCGCATGCAGCTCTGGATCATGGCGGAGGTACCCTCGGTCGTGAGCTGGATGGAAGATTACGCGCGCGCGGGTGTAACCGGCGTGTCGATCGGTTCGAATGATCTCACGCAACTGATGCTTGGCGTCGACCGCGACAGTGCAATGCTGGCGCCATTCTACGACGAGCGCGACCGGGCCGTGCTCGATGCCATCCATACGATCATTACAAGATCGCACGAGCTCGGGATGACGTGCTCGATCTGCGGGCAGGCACCGTCGGTTCATCCGGAGTACGCTGCACAGCTCGTGGAATGGGGTATCGACTCGATCTCTGTGAATCCCGACGCCATCGAGCAGACGCGTCGAAATATCGCAGCCGCTGAGCAGCGGGTCATCCTTGCAGCCTCGCGTCGTACCCTATTATCACGTGCTCCATCGTTTCCCACAGCGCACTGAACCCTCACTGGAGATGACCATGCCGCGCAAGACCATAGCACAACTCTTCGATCTGACTGGCAAGACAGCGGTCATCACCGGCGGATCGATGGGGATAGGCCGTGGCATTGCACAGCGTCTTTCCGAAGCTGGCGCTACCGTCGTCATCGCCGACGTCGCCGAGCAGCAGGGAAATGCGTGTGTCGCGGAGCTCACAACAGCGAAGCACCAGGCATTTTTCATCAAGGCCGATGTAAGTTCCGAAACTGACGTCCAAACCCTCGTCCGCGAGACGGTCAGACTCACCGGACGGATCGACATCTTCGTGAGCAACGCGGGGATCTATCCGCAAACGTCGGTGCTCGAAATGGACGTTGCACTCTGGGACAAGGTGCAAGCTGTCAATCTGCGTGGCCTGTTCCTGTGCAATCGCGAAGCGGCGCGATCGATGGCGGCGACGGGCGGCGGCGTCATCATCAATATCGGATCGGTCGATTCCGTGCATCCGAGCATGATCGGCCTGGCTGCCTACGATGCATCCAAGCATGGTGTGTGGGGATTTACCAAGAACCTTGCGCTCGAAGTGGCCAAGCGGGGGATTCGCGTGAACGCCATCGCGCCCGGTGGCATCGCGACCGAAGGACTGAAGCAATCGATGGGACAGGAAAAGCTCCGCGAAAACATCGAAGCCTTCGAAGCCAGCGTTCCGATGGGACGACTTGGCGAGCCCGACGATATCGCGACGGTCGCGCTCTTTCTCGCCAGCGATGCCTCGTCGTACATGACTGGCACGCTGGTCGTGGTCGATGGCGGGGTGCTGTTGCGCTAGCGCCCGTCGATGCGGCAGTAGCCGCGAGGAACCATCCCCACCGCGGCGCGCCATATGGCGCGCCGCGGTTTCAGTCGCCGAACGAGACCCCGGTGGCCCGAGCGGTCAACACTGTGTCGTGATTTGGATCCACGCGCTTCTGCTCGCGTAGCGCCTCTTCAATGGGAATAGTAACGATGTGTGGCGATTGCAGTGCTACCATGTGGCCCCACTTTGCGTCCGCAACCGCGCGAACTGCGGCGCCACCGAATCGTGTAGCGAGCAACCTGTCGTATCCCGTTGGTTGTCCGCCACGCTGCAGGTGGCCGAGCACCATCGAGCGTGACTCCTTACCCGTGCGCTCCTGGATCAGTTCCGCGAGTTGCGCGGCAACGCCGCCAACGCGTACGGCCTGACCCGGTAATGAAGCGCCGAGCACGCCTGCCGCGCGCCCCGCTTCGTGCGCACCCTCGGCCATCACGACGATCGAGAAATGCCGTCCTGCGAGATCGCGCGATACGATCTTCTCGCAAACGCGCTCGGGATCGTATGGGATTTCCGGAATCAGGATCACATCAGCCGATCCCGCGAGACCCGCATGCAGCGCGATGAACCCGGTGTCGCGTCCCATCACTTCGAGCACGAACACGCGGTCGTGCGACTCCGCGGTCGTGTGCAGCTTGTCGATCGCTTCCAGCGCGGTCTGCACTGCAGTATCAAAGCCAAACGTCGTGATCGTCCCGCTCACGTCGTTGTCGATCGTCTTGGGGACGCCCACCACCCGCATGCCCTTGTTCGTGAGCTGCTGCGCGATCGAGAGCGAGCCATCGCCACCGATCGAGATCAGCGCATCGATCCCGAGCTCGGATGCGCGCGC
Proteins encoded:
- the ppsA gene encoding phosphoenolpyruvate synthase, with the protein product MSTLTLPHAEPSLEVQTAIRDLTDVTRADLPVVGGKGANLGEMIHVGLPVPTGFVITVDGYAHFRNASGIAGQVDALLRSVPVNDPSALQELSTRLRGLVLRAAIPDDLADSIHDAYERLSAAAQSNATGTPDVMVAVRSSATAEDTTAFSFAGMFESVLGVQGFTALADAIRVCWASTFGARVLYYRLTRGMPSEMPVAVIVQQMIASEKSGVIFTVDPATRDATHVVIEAAWGVGEVVVGGQVTPDHYVVDKATGRVIERTTPRKDFLIEPLPTGGMHQVDLSTDPRMNAPVLGDAEIAELVSLARKSETHYGAPQDMEFAIANSRIYLTQTRPITTLTPAATPSVAATSAAPASGPAPVLHGMGASPGMGTGPVRILQAVSESAALRPGEILVTRMTSPDWVPLMRRAAGIVTDEGGMTSHAAIVSRELGIPCVVGTRDATRILHDGMVVTVNGREGTVTEGASPPAASAPHPTPREGAISTGASAPIVTATRLYVNLAEPERAADIAQRDVDGVGLLRAEFMMLSALDGMHPREMLARGGGDDFVRRMAEKLHLFASAFDPRPVIYRAMDFRSNEFRKLTGGAAHEPEEENPMIGYRGCFRYTREPDLFALELRALSEVRKDFSNLHLMLPFVRTGWEMTACRALIDASPLGKDRRMQLWIMAEVPSVVSWMEDYARAGVTGVSIGSNDLTQLMLGVDRDSAMLAPFYDERDRAVLDAIHTIITRSHELGMTCSICGQAPSVHPEYAAQLVEWGIDSISVNPDAIEQTRRNIAAAEQRVILAASRRTLLSRAPSFPTAH
- a CDS encoding SDR family NAD(P)-dependent oxidoreductase, whose protein sequence is MPRKTIAQLFDLTGKTAVITGGSMGIGRGIAQRLSEAGATVVIADVAEQQGNACVAELTTAKHQAFFIKADVSSETDVQTLVRETVRLTGRIDIFVSNAGIYPQTSVLEMDVALWDKVQAVNLRGLFLCNREAARSMAATGGGVIINIGSVDSVHPSMIGLAAYDASKHGVWGFTKNLALEVAKRGIRVNAIAPGGIATEGLKQSMGQEKLRENIEAFEASVPMGRLGEPDDIATVALFLASDASSYMTGTLVVVDGGVLLR
- a CDS encoding ATP-dependent 6-phosphofructokinase; the encoded protein is MRIALSTGGGDAPGLNAVIRAAVLGAIERGWDVLGVTKGYAGLLGEEDIVPLTRVTVRGIGHLGGTILRTTNRGNPFSYPVLQSDGSYKIVDRSDELIARASELGIDALISIGGDGSLSIAQQLTNKGMRVVGVPKTIDNDVSGTITTFGFDTAVQTALEAIDKLHTTAESHDRVFVLEVMGRDTGFIALHAGLAGSADVILIPEIPYDPERVCEKIVSRDLAGRHFSIVVMAEGAHEAGRAAGVLGASLPGQAVRVGGVAAQLAELIQERTGKESRSMVLGHLQRGGQPTGYDRLLATRFGGAAVRAVADAKWGHMVALQSPHIVTIPIEEALREQKRVDPNHDTVLTARATGVSFGD